The following proteins come from a genomic window of Iamia sp. SCSIO 61187:
- a CDS encoding IS256 family transposase, which produces MALSESDLSELLDALRAGELTDTIRTSLEWILQQLIEAEATAVIGAAPHERTDARTAQRNGHRPRLLATPAGDVELKIPKLRTGSFFPSLLERRRRIDRALFAVVMEAWVHGVSTRKVDDLVAALGVSSGISKSEVSRICAELDRDLEAFRTRSLGHVEFPYVFADATYVKGRINGRVVSRAVVVATGVTANGDREVLGVEVGDSESGAFWTAFFKGLRARGLAGVQLVISDHHLGLKAAIESTFVGSAWQRCRVHFMRNVLARVPKASVEMVAAAIRTVFAQPDAAHVRAQLDEVQAMLAAQFPDVAALLGDAAEDLLAFTAFPQAHWRKIWSTNPLERLNGEIKRRTNVVGIFPNDASVARLITAVVVETHDEWAVAERRYLSEASMAKLYATADTTDPEEPPLAITA; this is translated from the coding sequence GTGGCCCTCTCAGAGTCTGACCTGTCCGAGCTGCTCGACGCGTTGCGCGCCGGGGAGCTGACCGACACCATCCGCACGAGCCTGGAGTGGATCCTCCAGCAGTTGATCGAGGCCGAAGCGACCGCCGTGATAGGCGCCGCGCCCCATGAACGCACCGACGCCCGGACCGCGCAGCGCAACGGGCACCGCCCCCGGTTGTTGGCGACCCCGGCCGGTGACGTCGAGCTCAAGATCCCCAAGCTGCGGACTGGGTCGTTCTTCCCGTCGCTGCTCGAGCGGCGCCGCCGCATCGACCGGGCCCTGTTCGCAGTGGTCATGGAGGCCTGGGTCCACGGCGTCTCGACGCGCAAGGTCGACGACCTCGTCGCCGCCCTCGGTGTCAGCTCGGGGATCTCCAAGTCAGAGGTGTCGCGGATCTGCGCCGAGCTCGACCGGGACCTCGAGGCGTTCCGCACCCGCTCGCTGGGCCATGTCGAGTTCCCGTACGTGTTCGCCGATGCCACCTACGTCAAGGGTCGCATCAACGGCCGCGTCGTGTCCCGAGCCGTGGTGGTCGCCACCGGCGTGACCGCCAACGGCGACCGGGAGGTCCTTGGCGTCGAGGTCGGCGACAGTGAGTCCGGGGCCTTCTGGACCGCGTTCTTCAAGGGCCTCCGCGCCCGGGGCCTGGCCGGGGTGCAGCTGGTGATCTCCGATCACCACCTCGGCCTCAAGGCCGCGATCGAGTCGACCTTCGTGGGCTCGGCGTGGCAGCGCTGCCGGGTCCACTTCATGCGCAACGTCCTCGCTCGCGTGCCGAAGGCGTCGGTCGAGATGGTCGCCGCCGCCATCCGGACCGTGTTCGCCCAACCCGACGCCGCCCACGTCCGCGCCCAGCTCGACGAAGTCCAGGCCATGCTTGCCGCCCAGTTCCCCGACGTTGCGGCCCTCCTCGGCGACGCCGCCGAGGACCTGTTGGCCTTCACCGCCTTCCCCCAGGCGCACTGGCGCAAGATCTGGTCGACGAACCCGCTCGAGCGGCTCAACGGCGAGATCAAGCGTCGCACCAACGTCGTCGGGATCTTCCCCAACGACGCATCGGTCGCCCGGCTCATCACCGCCGTGGTCGTCGAGACCCACGACGAATGGGCCGTCGCCGAACGCCGCTACCTCTCAGAAGCCTCCATGGCCAAGCTCTACGCCACCGCCGACACGACCGATCCCGAGGAGCCGCCCCTGGCCATCACCGCCTGA